The following proteins are encoded in a genomic region of Hymenobacter siberiensis:
- a CDS encoding NAD(P)H-quinone oxidoreductase, with product MNAIIIQQVGGPEVLQLRPQPKPTPAAHEVLIRVHAAGVNRPDVLMRQGKYAGSGDVTGLVPGLEIAGTIETTGTEVTRWHPGDAVCALLPAGGYAEYAVVDARHCLPVPTGLSMTEAAALPETVFTVWHNVFQRGNLQPGETLLVHGGSSGIGTTAIQLARALGSPVAITAGDEAKCSACRELGADWAINYKTEDFEEVLNAEGVDVVLDMIGGDYIAKNLRLLKDDGRLVFINAMQGAKGEFNALEVMRRRLSITGSTLRPRSADFKAALAAEVEKHVWPLIAAGKFRPVIYKAFPLAEAAAAHELMESSAHIGKIVLEMGGEKA from the coding sequence ATGAATGCCATTATTATTCAGCAGGTCGGCGGGCCTGAGGTTCTGCAGCTTCGGCCGCAGCCCAAACCTACGCCTGCCGCCCACGAAGTGCTTATCCGGGTGCATGCCGCCGGCGTAAACCGGCCCGATGTGCTGATGCGCCAGGGTAAGTATGCCGGCAGCGGCGACGTAACCGGCCTGGTACCCGGCCTGGAAATAGCCGGCACCATCGAAACCACCGGTACCGAGGTGACGCGCTGGCACCCCGGCGATGCCGTGTGCGCCCTGTTGCCCGCCGGTGGCTACGCCGAATATGCCGTGGTGGATGCCCGCCACTGCCTGCCCGTGCCCACCGGTCTGAGCATGACCGAAGCCGCCGCCCTGCCCGAAACCGTGTTCACGGTATGGCACAACGTGTTTCAGCGCGGCAACCTGCAGCCCGGCGAAACGCTGCTGGTGCACGGCGGCAGCAGCGGCATTGGCACCACAGCCATTCAGCTGGCGCGGGCGCTGGGCAGCCCCGTGGCCATCACGGCCGGGGATGAGGCCAAGTGCAGCGCCTGCCGGGAACTAGGTGCCGACTGGGCCATCAATTACAAAACCGAAGACTTTGAAGAAGTGCTGAATGCCGAAGGCGTGGACGTAGTGCTCGACATGATTGGTGGCGACTACATCGCCAAAAACCTGCGCCTGCTGAAGGACGACGGCCGGTTAGTGTTCATAAATGCCATGCAGGGTGCCAAGGGCGAATTCAACGCGCTGGAGGTGATGCGGCGGCGGCTGAGCATCACAGGAAGCACTTTGCGGCCCCGCTCAGCCGATTTTAAAGCGGCGCTGGCGGCGGAGGTAGAAAAGCACGTTTGGCCCCTGATTGCGGCGGGCAAGTTCCGGCCGGTTATCTACAAAGCCTTCCCATTAGCCGAAGCGGCGGCGGCGCACGAGCTAATGGAAAGCAGCGCCCACATCGGTAAGATTGTGTTGGAAATGGGTGGGGAGAAGGCCTGA
- a CDS encoding phytoene desaturase family protein, with the protein MRTPSYDAVVVGSGPNGLAAAIVMQQAGLSVLLLEGKREIGGGLRTAELTLPGFRHDICSAIHPLAAASPYFQTLPLARYGLEYLTPPVAAAHPFDDGTAAVAASLADTARSLGLDAEAYQHLLGPLVAQWPNIANDVLAPLHFPRHPLDMARFGLSALLPATVLARCFTHEKAKGLLAGMAAHAIQPLSNLTTSAAALVLLIAAHRGGWPLPKGGSQAIADALLAHFIALGGQVETGTYVLSLAQLPAARAVLLDVTPAQLLQIAGHSLSSIYQWQLRRYRYGMGVFKIDWALAAPIPFTAPECAQAGTIHLGNTLAEIAASEQASARGQHAAQPFVLLAQQSLFDTTRAPAGQHTAWAYCHVPNGSRVDMTAAIERQVERFAPGFRDRILARHTFDTAQMEAYNPNYVGGDINGGLLDIGQLFTRPALRASPYRTSQRGLYLCSSATPPGGGVHGMCGYYAARRALRDIFRLPAPPLHGE; encoded by the coding sequence ATGCGTACGCCCAGCTATGATGCCGTCGTCGTCGGTTCCGGCCCCAATGGGCTGGCGGCGGCCATTGTAATGCAGCAGGCGGGCTTGTCGGTCCTACTGCTCGAAGGCAAGCGGGAAATCGGTGGCGGCCTGCGCACGGCTGAGCTGACTCTGCCCGGCTTTCGCCACGACATCTGCTCCGCCATTCACCCACTGGCGGCGGCCTCGCCCTATTTCCAGACGCTGCCACTGGCCCGCTACGGGCTGGAATACCTCACGCCGCCCGTGGCCGCCGCCCACCCGTTCGATGACGGTACCGCCGCCGTGGCCGCGTCGCTGGCCGATACCGCCCGCAGCCTCGGCCTCGATGCCGAGGCCTATCAGCACCTGCTTGGCCCGCTCGTGGCCCAGTGGCCCAACATTGCCAACGACGTGCTGGCCCCGCTGCATTTCCCCCGGCACCCGCTCGATATGGCCCGATTTGGCCTCTCGGCGCTGCTCCCAGCCACGGTGCTGGCGCGATGCTTCACCCACGAAAAAGCCAAAGGCCTACTGGCCGGCATGGCCGCCCACGCCATTCAGCCGCTGAGCAACCTCACCACGTCGGCCGCTGCCCTGGTGCTGCTCATTGCGGCCCACCGCGGCGGCTGGCCCCTGCCCAAAGGTGGCTCGCAGGCCATTGCCGATGCGCTGCTGGCGCATTTCATCGCCCTGGGCGGGCAGGTCGAAACCGGGACTTACGTGCTTTCGCTGGCGCAGCTGCCGGCGGCACGGGCCGTGCTGCTCGACGTCACGCCGGCGCAGCTGCTCCAGATTGCCGGGCACAGCCTGTCAAGCATTTACCAGTGGCAGCTGCGGCGCTACCGCTACGGCATGGGCGTATTCAAAATTGATTGGGCGCTGGCCGCGCCCATTCCTTTCACCGCCCCCGAATGTGCCCAAGCCGGCACCATACACCTGGGCAATACGCTGGCCGAGATTGCCGCCAGTGAGCAAGCCTCGGCACGGGGCCAGCACGCGGCGCAGCCCTTCGTGCTGCTGGCCCAGCAAAGCCTCTTCGACACCACCCGCGCCCCGGCCGGGCAGCACACCGCCTGGGCCTACTGCCACGTCCCCAACGGCTCGCGCGTGGACATGACGGCCGCCATCGAGCGCCAGGTCGAACGGTTTGCGCCCGGCTTTCGCGACCGCATTCTGGCCCGCCACACCTTCGACACCGCCCAGATGGAGGCGTACAACCCCAACTACGTGGGCGGCGACATCAACGGCGGCCTGCTCGATATCGGCCAGCTATTCACCCGTCCGGCCCTGCGGGCCTCGCCCTACCGTACCTCGCAGCGAGGGCTGTACCTCTGTTCTTCGGCCACGCCTCCCGGCGGCGGCGTGCACGGCATGTGCGGCTACTACGCGGCCCGCCGCGCCCTGCGCGATATATTCCGGCTGCCCGCACCACCGCTGCACGGGGAGTAG
- the ispG gene encoding (E)-4-hydroxy-3-methylbut-2-enyl-diphosphate synthase yields the protein MNKTYCPSLTEYKRRVSRVVNIGGVPMGGDYPIRVQSMTTVDTMDTMGSVEQTLRMVEAGCEYVRITAPSMKEAQNLLEIRKELRKRGCNVPLIADIHFTPNAAELAARIVEKVRVNPGNYADKKKFEEIEYTDATYAAEVERIRERFRPLVQICKQHGTAMRIGTNHGSLSDRILSRYGDTPLGMVESALEFLRLCEEENYYDVVLSMKASNTQVMVQAYRLLVQKLDEEGLQPYPLHLGVTEAGEAEDGRIKSAVGIGTLLEDGLGDTVRVSLTEAPEAEAPVARMLIDRYTGRAATARPIKPLVGEEPINPFQYFRRHTHEVVNFGGQNVPRVVADLSRLPHLEYGDLRAAGHLYSPFLDKFQMGDLGADYIYTGERPVPYMLPNGLKEIVTFTAWRDAGHRPEHYPLMTPDAYLATTPAQRHPQLNFLLADLAALTSEMLQHLRIDQTVVLTLETSNAHAMPELRRAFFDLINAGITCPVVVRRCYTIENPAQTQLDAATDVGGLLIDGLGDGISLCTDALPNQEQDAWLRDIDTLNQLSFGILQAARTRMSKTEYISCPSCGRTLFDLQETTAMIRKRTDHLKGIKIGIMGCIVNGPGEMADADYGYVGVGKGKIALYRGQEVIKKSVPEERAVDDLIELMREDGRWIEKEVLGEPVGS from the coding sequence ATGAATAAAACGTATTGCCCCAGCCTCACTGAATACAAGCGCCGCGTGTCCCGCGTGGTCAACATTGGCGGCGTGCCGATGGGCGGCGACTACCCCATCCGCGTGCAGAGCATGACCACCGTGGATACGATGGATACGATGGGCTCGGTGGAACAGACGCTGCGCATGGTAGAGGCCGGCTGCGAATACGTGCGCATCACCGCGCCCAGTATGAAGGAGGCCCAAAACCTGCTGGAAATCAGGAAAGAGCTGCGCAAGCGGGGCTGCAACGTGCCGCTCATCGCCGACATTCACTTCACGCCCAATGCCGCCGAGTTGGCCGCCCGCATCGTGGAGAAGGTGCGCGTGAACCCCGGCAACTACGCCGATAAAAAGAAATTCGAGGAAATTGAATACACCGACGCCACCTACGCGGCCGAGGTGGAACGCATCCGCGAGCGGTTCCGGCCGCTGGTCCAGATTTGCAAGCAGCACGGCACCGCTATGCGCATCGGCACCAACCACGGCTCGCTGAGTGACCGGATTCTGAGCCGCTACGGCGACACGCCGCTGGGCATGGTGGAGTCGGCGCTGGAGTTCCTGCGCCTCTGCGAGGAAGAGAATTACTACGACGTGGTGCTGAGCATGAAGGCCAGCAACACCCAGGTGATGGTGCAGGCCTACCGCCTGCTGGTGCAGAAGCTCGACGAGGAAGGCCTGCAGCCCTACCCGCTGCACCTGGGCGTGACCGAGGCCGGCGAGGCCGAAGACGGCCGCATCAAGAGCGCCGTGGGCATTGGTACGCTGCTCGAAGACGGCCTCGGCGATACTGTGCGCGTGTCGCTCACCGAAGCCCCCGAAGCCGAAGCCCCGGTGGCCCGCATGCTGATTGACCGCTACACGGGGCGGGCGGCCACGGCCCGGCCCATCAAGCCGCTGGTGGGCGAGGAGCCGATTAATCCATTCCAGTATTTCCGCCGGCACACGCACGAAGTGGTCAATTTCGGCGGGCAGAACGTGCCCCGCGTCGTAGCCGATTTATCGCGCCTGCCACACCTAGAGTATGGCGACCTGCGCGCCGCTGGCCACCTGTATTCGCCCTTCCTCGATAAGTTTCAGATGGGCGACCTGGGGGCCGACTACATCTACACCGGCGAGCGGCCCGTGCCCTACATGCTGCCCAACGGCTTGAAGGAAATCGTGACCTTCACGGCTTGGCGCGACGCCGGCCACCGCCCCGAGCACTACCCGCTGATGACGCCTGACGCCTACCTGGCCACCACGCCCGCGCAGCGCCACCCACAGCTCAATTTCCTGCTGGCCGACCTGGCGGCGCTCACTTCCGAAATGCTCCAGCACCTGCGCATCGACCAAACGGTGGTGCTCACCCTCGAAACCAGTAACGCCCACGCCATGCCGGAGCTGCGCCGGGCCTTTTTCGATTTGATAAACGCTGGCATCACCTGCCCGGTGGTGGTGCGCCGCTGCTATACCATCGAGAACCCCGCCCAAACCCAGCTCGATGCCGCTACCGACGTGGGCGGCCTGCTCATCGACGGTCTCGGCGACGGTATATCGCTCTGCACCGATGCCCTGCCCAACCAGGAGCAGGACGCTTGGCTGCGCGATATCGACACCCTGAACCAGCTCAGCTTCGGCATTCTGCAGGCGGCCCGCACCCGCATGAGCAAAACCGAATACATCAGCTGCCCCAGCTGCGGCCGCACCCTGTTCGACCTACAGGAAACCACGGCCATGATTCGCAAGCGCACCGACCACCTCAAGGGCATCAAAATCGGCATCATGGGCTGCATCGTGAACGGTCCCGGCGAAATGGCCGATGCCGACTATGGCTACGTGGGCGTGGGCAAGGGCAAAATTGCCCTCTACCGTGGCCAGGAAGTCATCAAGAAATCGGTGCCCGAGGAGAGGGCCGTGGACGACCTGATTGAGCTGATGCGCGAGGACGGAAGGTGGATTGAGAAGGAGGTGTTGGGGGAGCCGGTGGGAAGTTAA
- a CDS encoding nuclear transport factor 2 family protein translates to MKLIPVLLLVAAATPVAHAQKAAAETAAVKQTITAFFDGMRRGDSTAVRRTLAPAAVFHGFGGQPGQPPTLEIESINGFLKAVGTPHSESWDERVQFERVLIDANLASVWAPYEFYRGSHFSHCGYDSFQLVKLADGWKIAHIIDTRRKEKCK, encoded by the coding sequence ATGAAGCTGATTCCCGTCCTGCTGCTGGTGGCCGCCGCCACGCCCGTCGCCCACGCCCAAAAAGCCGCTGCCGAAACCGCCGCCGTGAAACAAACCATCACCGCCTTTTTCGACGGCATGCGGCGCGGCGACAGCACCGCCGTGCGCCGCACGCTGGCCCCGGCGGCCGTATTCCACGGGTTCGGCGGCCAGCCCGGCCAGCCGCCCACGCTGGAAATCGAATCCATCAACGGCTTTCTGAAAGCCGTGGGCACGCCCCACTCCGAAAGCTGGGACGAACGGGTGCAGTTCGAGCGGGTGTTAATCGATGCTAACCTGGCCAGCGTGTGGGCGCCCTACGAGTTCTACCGGGGCAGCCATTTTAGCCACTGCGGCTACGACTCATTTCAGTTGGTGAAGCTGGCCGACGGCTGGAAAATTGCGCATATTATAGACACGCGAAGGAAAGAGAAGTGCAAATAG
- a CDS encoding DUF6728 family protein — protein MNGKNLFNFGPVLGYYFRGKDPSRKNNFNMKTMHFINKLSLAMFLVCLVVMLFRYVL, from the coding sequence ATGAACGGTAAAAACCTCTTCAATTTCGGTCCTGTACTCGGCTATTACTTCCGTGGTAAAGACCCCAGCCGCAAGAATAACTTCAACATGAAGACCATGCACTTCATCAATAAGCTCAGCCTGGCCATGTTCCTGGTGTGCCTGGTGGTGATGCTGTTCCGCTACGTATTGTAG
- a CDS encoding MmcQ/YjbR family DNA-binding protein yields the protein MNIEDFRDYCLLKSGVTEHTPFGPDTLVFKVGGKMFALTDINTFASINLKCDPERAVELREAHDYVLPGYHMNKQLWNTVLIGAGAPDSQLRELIDHSYDLVRTSLPKGVKAALEQ from the coding sequence ATGAACATTGAGGATTTTCGCGACTACTGCCTGCTAAAATCCGGCGTGACCGAGCACACACCGTTCGGGCCCGATACCTTGGTGTTTAAAGTGGGCGGCAAAATGTTCGCCCTGACCGACATCAACACCTTTGCCAGCATCAACCTGAAGTGCGACCCCGAGCGGGCCGTGGAACTGCGCGAGGCGCACGATTACGTGCTGCCCGGCTACCACATGAACAAGCAGCTCTGGAATACCGTGCTCATCGGAGCCGGCGCGCCCGATAGCCAGCTGCGGGAGCTGATTGACCACTCGTATGATTTGGTGCGGACCTCGCTCCCCAAGGGCGTAAAGGCTGCGTTGGAGCAATAG
- a CDS encoding M14 family metallopeptidase — MLACNPTRAQTPTTDAIGPLLTPEQFLGYRLGAQFTPHAELLRYVAHITAHTPGRMKLVRYGSTYEKRPLEVVQIASAESFGRLDEVRHNNLRLAGLESGSAKRQEPAVCWLSYNVHGNEAVSSEAVMQVLYDLANPQDQQMQNWLKNTVVIVDPCINPDGHDRYVNWYNRVRNQSPNTSPDSWEHHEPWPGGRFNHYYFDLNRDWAWQTQQETKQRIALYNQWLPAVHADFHEMGPNNTYYFSPAAKPYHADLTAWQRKFQGVLGDYNKVAFDKNNWLYFTREVYDLYAPTYGDTWPSFNGAIGMTYEQGGGGPAGVAYARLDGDTLTLAQRIAHHHAASRATIQATAERHDDLLREFQSYFANAASKPQGEYKSYVMAAGNDPGQLHAFTQYLDRNQIRYGYAPKRTKTRGFNYTTGKNGDVTIEPQDVVISMYQPKSTLVKVLFEPRPQLEDSLTYDITSWALPYAFGLKAYAVAGRLDASGAAASAPAVKGSAATDARPYAYLARWNSLQDVRFLSRLLQQKVKVRYAEKAFESEGQQYAPGTLIITRTGNEGLGARFDQLVRAQADSAGTTVMAVKSGFSTTGRDLGSGSVHFVKTPNVAVVAGPGIDATAFGEVWHFFEQQLSYPLTVLGSDYLNRVSMQKYDVLILPNGNYTDLYSDKSLESLKAWVRDGGRLIALEGAAKFLANKKDFLLKTKVADSVAIKKAAKDNPYQLLRRYGDSEREEAEDAVQGSVYRVQLDNTHPLAFGYSDTYYALVRNPLNYSFLGKGGWNVGVIKKNSYSAGFIGTKARKQLADTFVLGTQDLGRGEVVYLGDNPLFRAFWQGGKLLFGNAVFLVGQ; from the coding sequence GTGTTGGCCTGTAACCCCACCCGCGCCCAGACGCCTACTACCGACGCCATCGGCCCGCTGCTCACCCCCGAGCAGTTCCTGGGCTACAGACTGGGCGCGCAGTTCACGCCCCACGCCGAGCTGCTGCGCTACGTGGCCCACATCACCGCCCACACGCCCGGCCGCATGAAGCTGGTGCGCTACGGCAGCACCTACGAGAAGCGCCCGCTCGAAGTGGTTCAGATTGCCAGCGCCGAATCCTTCGGCCGCCTCGACGAGGTGCGTCACAACAACCTGCGCCTCGCCGGCCTCGAAAGCGGCAGCGCCAAACGCCAGGAGCCGGCCGTGTGCTGGCTGAGCTACAACGTGCACGGCAACGAAGCCGTGAGCTCGGAAGCCGTGATGCAGGTGCTCTACGACCTGGCCAACCCCCAGGACCAGCAGATGCAGAACTGGCTGAAAAATACCGTGGTCATCGTCGACCCCTGCATCAACCCCGACGGCCACGACCGGTACGTGAACTGGTACAACCGCGTGCGCAACCAATCGCCCAACACCAGCCCCGACTCCTGGGAGCACCACGAGCCCTGGCCCGGCGGCCGCTTCAACCACTACTACTTCGACCTGAACCGCGACTGGGCCTGGCAAACCCAGCAGGAAACCAAGCAGCGCATTGCCCTCTACAACCAGTGGCTGCCGGCCGTGCACGCCGACTTCCACGAGATGGGCCCCAACAACACCTACTACTTCTCGCCCGCCGCCAAGCCCTACCACGCCGACCTCACGGCATGGCAGCGCAAGTTCCAGGGCGTGCTGGGCGACTACAACAAGGTGGCTTTCGACAAGAATAACTGGCTGTATTTCACCCGCGAAGTCTACGACCTCTACGCTCCTACCTACGGCGACACCTGGCCCAGCTTCAACGGCGCCATCGGCATGACGTATGAGCAGGGCGGCGGTGGCCCCGCCGGCGTGGCCTACGCCCGCCTCGACGGCGACACCCTGACGCTAGCTCAGCGCATCGCGCACCACCACGCCGCCAGCCGCGCCACCATTCAGGCCACCGCCGAGCGGCACGACGACCTGCTGCGCGAGTTCCAGAGCTACTTCGCCAACGCCGCCAGCAAGCCCCAGGGCGAGTACAAAAGCTACGTGATGGCCGCCGGCAACGACCCCGGCCAGCTCCACGCCTTCACCCAGTACCTCGACCGCAACCAGATTCGCTACGGCTACGCGCCCAAGCGCACCAAAACGCGCGGCTTCAACTACACCACCGGCAAAAACGGCGACGTCACCATCGAGCCGCAGGATGTGGTTATCAGCATGTACCAGCCCAAGTCGACGCTGGTAAAGGTGCTGTTCGAGCCGCGCCCGCAGCTCGAAGACTCCCTCACCTACGACATCACCTCCTGGGCCCTGCCCTACGCGTTTGGCCTGAAAGCCTACGCCGTGGCCGGCCGCCTCGATGCCTCGGGTGCCGCCGCCTCCGCGCCGGCCGTGAAGGGCAGCGCCGCTACCGATGCCCGTCCCTACGCCTACCTGGCCCGCTGGAACAGCCTACAGGACGTGCGCTTCCTCAGCCGCCTGCTGCAGCAGAAAGTGAAGGTGCGGTACGCCGAAAAGGCGTTCGAGTCGGAAGGCCAGCAGTACGCGCCCGGCACGCTCATCATCACCCGCACCGGCAACGAGGGCCTCGGGGCTCGGTTCGACCAGCTGGTACGTGCCCAGGCCGACTCGGCCGGCACCACGGTTATGGCCGTGAAATCAGGCTTCTCCACCACGGGCCGCGACTTGGGCTCCGGCTCGGTGCACTTCGTGAAGACGCCCAACGTGGCCGTGGTGGCCGGTCCCGGCATCGATGCCACGGCCTTTGGCGAGGTGTGGCACTTCTTCGAGCAGCAGCTGAGCTACCCGCTCACGGTGCTGGGGTCCGATTATCTGAACCGGGTTTCGATGCAGAAATACGACGTCCTCATCCTGCCCAACGGCAACTATACCGACCTGTATTCGGATAAATCGCTGGAAAGCCTCAAGGCCTGGGTGCGCGACGGTGGCCGCCTCATCGCCCTCGAAGGCGCGGCCAAGTTCCTGGCCAACAAAAAGGATTTCCTCCTGAAAACCAAGGTTGCCGACAGCGTGGCCATCAAAAAAGCCGCCAAGGACAACCCCTACCAGCTGCTGCGCCGCTACGGCGACTCGGAGCGCGAAGAAGCCGAAGATGCCGTGCAGGGCAGCGTGTACCGCGTGCAGCTCGACAACACCCACCCGCTGGCCTTTGGCTACAGCGACACGTACTACGCCCTGGTGCGCAACCCGCTCAACTACAGCTTCCTAGGCAAGGGCGGCTGGAACGTAGGCGTCATCAAAAAGAATAGCTACTCGGCCGGCTTCATCGGCACCAAGGCCCGCAAGCAGCTGGCCGATACCTTCGTGCTCGGCACCCAGGATTTGGGACGCGGCGAAGTGGTGTACCTGGGCGATAACCCGCTGTTCCGCGCCTTCTGGCAGGGCGGCAAGCTGCTATTCGGCAACGCCGTGTTCCTGGTGGGACAGTAG
- a CDS encoding leucine--tRNA ligase yields MPAYRPEEIEKKWQAHWKAHHTFQAHNHSAKPKYYVLDMFPYPSGAGLHVGHPLGYIASDIVTRYKRLRGFNVLHPMGFDSFGLPAEQYAIQTGQHPALTTEKNIETYVQQLSSLGFSYDWSREVRTSDTSYYKWTQWIFLKLFNSWYNLDTNKAEPLTDLTARFATTGSEGIRAAGDDGDRLSFSAGQWQLFSEKQKLAAVLPYRLAYQQDTYVNWCPGLGTVLSNDEVKDGLSERGGYPVERRLMPQWNLRITAYADRLLQGLDQLDWPDAVKEMQRNWIGKSIGAEVTFPVQDHENAQIKVYTTRVDTIYGATFLVLAPEHELVDTLTTPEQRAAVDEYIAATKRRSERDRMTDVKAVSGVFTGAYALNPVNNEPVQIWLADYVLAGYGTGAVMAVPSGDQRDYLFAKHFDLPIPAISDAQKDLDQQADPTKEGRYINSGIINGLTYREATPKLIAFLEEKGLGKGKVNFRQRDAIFGRQRYWGEPIPIYYKDGTAYGIAEADLPLVLPEIDEYKPTESGEPPLGRAQNWLYKDKYPYELSTMPGWAGSSWYYLRYMDPTNEARFVSEEAEHYWGSVDLYMGGAEHATGHLLYARFWYLFLKDLGLVSSKEPFQKLINQGMILGRSNFVYRANLSFTYNPKPGRSLEISPEELPTLFVTKSLTDSFLSDDAAKKAAATEVILSWYRIRISSLLNKYPDAVFHATTAEDLSITPLHVDVSIVENDVLDMQAFKKWRPDYHFAEFIPEENGTYISGWEVEKMSKAKFNVVNPNDLIGKYGADALRLYEMFLGPLEQYKPWNTNGISGVSGFLKKLWRLFHPEDGDLAVTDEPATPAELKVLHRAIQKVQEDIEKFSFNTSVSLFMITVNELTALKCHKRTILEPLVLLVSPYAPHLAEELWQELGHEAGSISHAGYPEFREEYLVEANVVYPLAINGKVREQMEFTAAATPAEIEAAVLASDFLAKHGEGKTAKKVIVVKGRMVNVVV; encoded by the coding sequence ATGCCCGCATACCGTCCCGAAGAAATTGAAAAGAAGTGGCAGGCCCACTGGAAAGCCCACCACACCTTCCAGGCCCACAACCACTCCGCCAAGCCCAAGTACTACGTACTCGACATGTTTCCCTACCCCAGCGGGGCGGGCCTGCACGTAGGGCACCCGCTGGGCTACATTGCCTCCGATATCGTGACGCGCTACAAGCGCCTGCGCGGCTTCAACGTGCTGCATCCCATGGGCTTTGACTCCTTCGGCCTGCCCGCCGAGCAGTACGCCATCCAGACCGGCCAGCACCCAGCGCTCACCACCGAGAAGAACATCGAAACCTACGTGCAGCAGCTCAGCAGCCTGGGTTTCAGCTACGACTGGAGCCGCGAAGTGCGCACTTCCGATACCTCCTACTACAAGTGGACGCAGTGGATTTTCCTCAAGCTGTTCAACTCCTGGTACAACCTCGACACCAACAAAGCCGAACCCCTCACCGACCTCACCGCCCGCTTTGCCACCACCGGCAGCGAGGGCATCCGCGCCGCCGGGGACGATGGTGACCGCCTCAGCTTCTCGGCCGGCCAGTGGCAGTTATTCAGCGAAAAGCAGAAGCTGGCCGCCGTGCTCCCCTACCGCCTCGCCTACCAGCAAGATACCTACGTGAACTGGTGCCCCGGCTTGGGCACAGTGCTCAGCAATGATGAAGTGAAAGACGGTCTGAGCGAGCGCGGCGGCTACCCCGTCGAGCGCCGCCTCATGCCGCAGTGGAACCTGCGCATCACCGCCTACGCCGACCGCCTTCTGCAGGGCCTCGACCAACTCGACTGGCCCGATGCCGTGAAAGAGATGCAGCGCAACTGGATTGGCAAGAGCATCGGGGCCGAAGTCACCTTCCCGGTGCAGGACCACGAAAACGCCCAAATCAAGGTATACACCACCCGCGTCGACACCATTTACGGGGCCACCTTCCTGGTGCTAGCCCCCGAGCACGAGCTGGTGGACACGCTCACCACGCCCGAGCAGCGCGCTGCCGTGGACGAGTACATCGCCGCCACCAAGCGCCGCTCGGAGCGCGACCGCATGACCGACGTGAAGGCCGTGTCCGGCGTGTTCACCGGGGCCTACGCCCTGAACCCGGTGAACAACGAGCCCGTGCAAATCTGGCTGGCCGACTACGTACTGGCCGGCTACGGCACCGGCGCCGTGATGGCCGTGCCCAGCGGCGACCAGCGCGACTACCTCTTCGCCAAGCACTTCGACCTCCCGATTCCGGCCATTTCCGACGCCCAAAAGGACCTCGACCAGCAGGCCGACCCCACCAAGGAAGGCCGCTACATCAACTCTGGCATCATCAACGGCCTCACCTATAGGGAGGCTACGCCCAAGCTCATTGCCTTCCTCGAAGAAAAGGGCCTGGGCAAAGGCAAGGTGAATTTCCGTCAGCGCGACGCCATTTTCGGCCGCCAGCGCTACTGGGGCGAGCCCATTCCGATTTACTACAAGGACGGCACCGCCTATGGCATTGCCGAGGCCGACCTGCCCCTCGTACTGCCCGAAATCGACGAATACAAGCCCACCGAGTCCGGCGAGCCGCCTCTGGGCCGCGCCCAGAACTGGCTTTATAAGGACAAATACCCCTACGAGCTGAGCACCATGCCTGGCTGGGCCGGCTCGTCGTGGTACTACCTCCGCTACATGGACCCCACCAACGAAGCCCGCTTCGTGTCGGAGGAGGCCGAGCACTACTGGGGCAGCGTGGACCTCTACATGGGCGGGGCCGAGCACGCCACCGGTCACCTGCTCTACGCCCGCTTCTGGTACCTGTTCCTGAAGGATTTGGGCCTCGTCAGCAGCAAAGAGCCCTTCCAGAAACTGATTAACCAGGGGATGATTCTGGGCCGGTCGAATTTCGTGTATCGGGCAAATCTTTCATTTACCTACAATCCAAAACCTGGCCGGAGTTTAGAAATTAGTCCTGAGGAACTTCCAACACTATTCGTTACCAAAAGCTTAACCGATTCTTTCCTATCTGACGATGCAGCCAAAAAAGCTGCTGCTACAGAAGTAATACTTTCGTGGTACCGCATTCGAATTAGCAGCTTGCTGAATAAATATCCTGATGCTGTTTTTCATGCCACAACAGCAGAAGATTTAAGTATAACTCCTCTGCACGTTGATGTCAGCATTGTAGAGAATGACGTGCTTGATATGCAAGCCTTCAAGAAATGGCGGCCTGATTATCATTTTGCTGAATTTATTCCTGAAGAAAACGGAACGTATATCAGCGGCTGGGAAGTTGAAAAAATGTCGAAAGCCAAATTCAACGTCGTCAATCCGAATGACTTAATTGGCAAATACGGCGCGGACGCCCTGCGCCTCTACGAGATGTTCCTCGGCCCGCTGGAGCAGTACAAGCCCTGGAACACCAACGGCATCAGCGGCGTGAGCGGCTTCCTCAAGAAGCTCTGGCGCCTCTTCCACCCCGAAGACGGTGACCTGGCCGTAACCGATGAGCCCGCCACGCCCGCCGAGCTGAAGGTGCTGCATCGCGCCATCCAGAAGGTGCAGGAAGACATTGAGAAGTTCAGCTTCAACACCTCCGTCAGCCTGTTCATGATTACCGTGAACGAGCTCACGGCCCTCAAGTGCCACAAGCGCACCATCCTGGAGCCGCTCGTGCTGCTGGTGTCGCCCTATGCCCCGCACCTCGCCGAGGAGCTGTGGCAGGAGCTGGGCCACGAGGCCGGCAGCATCAGCCACGCCGGCTACCCCGAGTTCCGCGAAGAATACCTGGTGGAAGCCAACGTGGTGTACCCGCTGGCCATCAACGGGAAAGTGCGCGAGCAAATGGAGTTTACCGCCGCCGCTACTCCCGCCGAGATTGAAGCCGCCGTGCTGGCGTCGGATTTCCTGGCCAAGCACGGCGAGGGAAAAACCGCCAAGAAGGTGATTGTGGTGAAAGGCCGGATGGTTAACGTGGTGGTGTAG